A single Elephas maximus indicus isolate mEleMax1 chromosome 2, mEleMax1 primary haplotype, whole genome shotgun sequence DNA region contains:
- the LOC126070539 gene encoding zinc finger protein 345-like codes for MFETIGAVSQNHNDGENLFPEITVVRFVKNDTWSSMVGEVCKLHGVEDQNYNQKMHVSMLSVFKRKHMVENICETNEDNQREQTFSRIPNLFMFQRSPVEAYPSECFECERSLIVHSSLKHHMSSHSGSSAYQGKECGEACSCPSHLRTPVRTFTRGKLYECKECGKSFSRSSYLTVHIRTHSGERLYECKECGKAFRYSSSFTRHKRIHSGVRPYKCKECGKAFIRSSDLIVHVRTHNAARVYKCKECSKDFCHYSGFTRHMRAHTGERDYKCKECGKAFNQRSDLTAHGGIHSGERLFVCKECGKDFSWSSDLTAPIKIHSGERMYECKECSKTFSRPSDLARHMRTHSVLMLYECKDCVKAFSRPSDLTAHIRTHSGERLYKCKECGKAFCYSSSFSRHMRTHHGERAYKCKEREKAFSQSSDLTAHIRIHRGERLYECKECGKAVRHPSNLRRHMRTHSGERPYECKECGKAFSQSSHFTEHKRIHSGERPYECKECGKTFIRSSHLTVHIKIHSGGKPNECKECGKVFNCSSNLRRHRRIHTGERPYECTKCGKAFNQYSHLATHVITHYGEKPYECKECGKAFRRSSDLTVHIKIHSGGKPNECKECGKVFSSSSKLRKHMRIHTGERPYECKECGKAFRWSPDRTVHIKIHNGEVSNECKECGRVVSSSSNLRRHMRIHTGERPYECKECGKAFNQYSHLTTHVITHYGEKPYEFKERGKAFRQSSYFKSHIRTQQREAL; via the exons atgTTTGAAACCATTGGGGCAGTTTCTCAAAACCATAATGATGGAGAAAATCTCTTCCCTGAAATTACAGTGGTACGATTTGTGAAAAATGACACCTGGTCCTCCATGGTAGGAGAAGTCTGCAAACTGCATGGCGTTGAAGATCagaattacaaccagaaaatGCATGTGAG CATGCTGTCTGTTTTTAAGAGAAAACATATGGTAGAGAACATCTGTGAAACTAATGAAGACAATCAACGTGAACAGACCTTCAGTCGGATTCCAAATCTTTTCATGTTCCAGAGATCTCCAGTGGAAGCATATCCCTCTGAATGCTTTGAGTGTGAAAGATCCTTGATTGTTCATTCCTCACTTAAGCATCATATGAGCTCCCACTCTGGATCCAGTGCCTATCAGGGAAAAGAATGTGGAGAAGCCTGCAGTTGTCCCTCTCACCTCCGCACTCCTGTGAGGACTTTTACTAGAGGGAAACTctatgaatgtaaagaatgtggcaAATCCTTTAGTCGGTCCTCCTATCTCACTgtacatataagaactcacagtggagagagactgtatgaatgtaaggaatgtggcaaaGCCTTTCGTTATTCCTCAAGCTTCACTAGACATAAGAGAATTCACAGTGGAGTGAGGccttataaatgtaaggaatgtgggaaagcctttattagGTCTTCAGACCTTATTGTTCATGTAAGAACTCACAATGCAGCGAGGGTTTATAAATGTAAGGAATGCAGCAAAGACTTTTGTCATTACTCAGGTTTCACTAGGCATATGAGAGCTCACACTGGAGAGAGGGAttataaatgtaaggaatgtgggaaagcctttaatcAGCGTTCAGACCTCACTGCACATGGAggaattcacagtggagaaagGCTTTTtgtatgtaaggaatgtgggaaagactTCAGTTGGTCCTCAGACCTCACTGCACCTATAaaaattcacagtggagagaggatgtatgaatgtaaggaatgcagCAAAACCTTTAGTCGTCCCTCAGACCTTGCTAGACATATGAGAACTCACAGTGTATTGATGCTTTATGAATGTAAGGATTGTGTGAAAGCCTTTAGTCGGCCCTCAGACCTCACtgcacatataagaactcacagtggagagaggctgtataaatgtaaggaatgtggcaaaGCCTTTTGTTATTCCTCAAGCTTCAGTAGGCATATGAGAACTCACCATGGAGAGAGGGCTTATAAATGTAAGGAACGCGAGAAAGCTTTTAGTCAGTCCTCAGACCTCACTGCACATATAAGAATTCACCGTGGAGAGAGGCtttatgaatgtaaagaatgcGGCAAAGCTGTTCGTCATCCCTCAAACCTTCGTAGACATATGAGAACTCACAGTGgcgagaggccttatgaatgcaaggaatgtgggaaagcctttagtcagtcTTCACACTTCACTGAACATaaaagaattcacagtggagagaggccttatgaatgtaaggaatgtggcaaaACATTTATTCGGTCCTCACACCTCACTGTACATATAAAAATTCACAGTGGAGGGAAGCCtaatgaatgtaaggaatgcggCAAAGTTTTTAATTGTTCCTCAAACCTTCGTAGACATAGGAGAATTCACACTGgtgagaggccttatgaatgtacaaaatgtgggaaggcctttaaTCAGTACTCACACCTCGCTACACACGTGATAACTCACtatggagagaagccttatgaatgtaaagaatgtgggaaagcctttcgtAGGTCCTCAGACCTCACTGTACATATAAAAATTCACAGTGGAGGGAAGCCtaatgaatgtaaggaatgcggCAAAGTTTTTAGTTCTTCCTCAAAGCTTCGTAAACATATGAGAATTCACACTGgtgagaggccttatgaatgtaaggaatgtgggaaagcctttcgtTGGTCCCCAGACCGCACTGTACATATAAAAATTCACAATGGAGAGGTGTCtaatgaatgtaaggaatgcggCAGAGTTGTTAGTTCTTCCTCAAACCTTCGTAGACATATGAGAATTCACACTGgtgagaggccttatgaatgtaaggaatgtgggaaggcctttaaTCAGTACTCACACCTCACTACACACGTGATAACTCACtatggagagaagccttatgaatttAAAGAACGTGGGAAAGCCTTTCGTCAGTCATCATATTTTAAGTCACATATAAGAACTCAGcagagagaggccttatga